Proteins encoded by one window of Fusobacterium sp. DD2:
- a CDS encoding DNA-binding protein: MKKLLAAQKDSKDEEKYRAEIQEYLMKKLAESSESSQKLQEEMVDKYGMWVTMKEAAKIVKRSRSTMYMYKNNDLIIYRQNDRVISVYTRSLIFVL, translated from the coding sequence TTGAAAAAGTTATTGGCTGCACAAAAAGATTCGAAGGATGAAGAGAAATACAGAGCTGAAATTCAGGAATACTTGATGAAGAAGTTGGCTGAAAGTTCAGAGTCATCTCAGAAATTACAGGAAGAAATGGTTGACAAATATGGAATGTGGGTTACTATGAAGGAAGCAGCGAAGATAGTTAAAAGAAGTCGAAGTACTATGTATATGTACAAGAACAATGACCTCATTATTTATCGTCAGAATGACAGAGTTATATCTGTTTACACCAGAAGTTTGATTTTTGTTTTATAG
- a CDS encoding aminotransferase class V-fold PLP-dependent enzyme, with amino-acid sequence MLNLTVGPVQSNNIVRKIGSEQVPYFRTAEFSEIMKENERLMLEFSRAPKNSRAVFMTASGTGAMEASIINTLSDKDKVLVINGGSFGQRFIDILKLHEIPYDEIKLETGKKLVYNDLKKFEHKGYTAFLVNLHETSTGVYYDIEMISEFCKRNNLFLIVDSISSFLADEFNMSKLGVDIMITGSQKALACPPGISIIVLSTRALERIEKSKVKSFYFDLKSALKNGERGQTPFTPAVGILLQINGRLREIKLQGGVENEIKKVEALAKYFRQKIQAFPFEFVSESMSNAVTSLHPTTAKASDIFEILKDEYGIWICPNGGELKDKIFRVGHIGDLSIKDYDRLFEVFKDLQNRGII; translated from the coding sequence ATGCTTAATTTGACAGTAGGACCAGTACAATCAAATAATATTGTTAGAAAAATAGGATCAGAACAAGTACCATATTTTAGAACTGCAGAATTTTCAGAAATTATGAAAGAAAATGAAAGACTAATGTTAGAATTTTCAAGGGCTCCTAAGAACTCAAGAGCGGTATTTATGACTGCTTCTGGAACGGGGGCAATGGAGGCATCAATTATAAATACATTAAGTGATAAAGATAAAGTATTGGTAATAAATGGAGGAAGCTTTGGACAGCGTTTTATAGATATTTTAAAATTACATGAAATTCCATATGATGAAATAAAATTGGAAACTGGTAAAAAATTAGTCTATAATGATTTAAAAAAATTTGAACATAAAGGGTATACAGCATTTTTAGTGAATCTTCATGAAACTTCAACAGGTGTATATTATGATATTGAGATGATTAGTGAATTTTGTAAAAGAAACAATCTATTTTTAATTGTAGATTCTATTTCCTCTTTTTTAGCAGATGAATTTAACATGTCTAAATTGGGGGTAGATATAATGATAACAGGATCTCAAAAAGCTCTTGCTTGCCCTCCGGGAATATCTATAATTGTTTTGTCAACAAGGGCATTAGAGAGAATAGAAAAAAGTAAAGTAAAAAGTTTTTATTTTGATTTAAAAAGTGCTTTAAAAAATGGTGAAAGAGGACAAACACCATTTACACCAGCAGTAGGAATATTACTACAAATAAATGGACGTTTGAGAGAGATTAAACTTCAAGGTGGAGTTGAAAACGAAATAAAGAAAGTGGAAGCTCTTGCAAAGTATTTTAGACAAAAAATCCAGGCATTTCCATTTGAATTTGTGTCAGAATCTATGTCTAATGCAGTAACATCTTTACACCCAACAACAGCAAAGGCGAGTGATATCTTTGAAATACTTAAAGATGAATATGGAATTTGGATATGTCCCAATGGAGGAGAGCTAAAAGACAAAATATTTAGAGTTGGTCATATAGGAGACCTATCTATAAAAGATTATGATAGATTATTTGAAGTATTTAAAGACTTACAAAATCGAGGAATAATTTAA
- a CDS encoding transposase encodes MAKLTNEQKIEIYERKLKGESLRKLGREFKVNFHRLEYLVRLLKKHGYGILRQGKNNHYSKEFKESTINRVLLNNEAILSVALDVGLSSDGQLINWIKKYKENCYNVIEKKRGRKAKTMTKIKKTKKTLTKEDKIKELENKILYLEAENEYLKKLNALVQEEELAKNKKSE; translated from the coding sequence ATGGCTAAATTAACAAATGAACAAAAAATTGAAATTTATGAAAGAAAATTAAAAGGTGAATCTTTAAGAAAGTTAGGTCGAGAATTTAAGGTAAATTTTCATAGATTGGAGTATTTAGTTAGACTTCTAAAAAAACATGGATATGGTATTCTTAGACAAGGCAAAAATAACCATTATTCTAAGGAATTTAAAGAATCTACAATTAATAGGGTTTTATTGAATAATGAGGCTATTTTGTCAGTAGCGCTTGATGTTGGGCTTAGTTCAGATGGACAGTTAATAAATTGGATTAAAAAATACAAAGAAAACTGCTATAATGTCATAGAAAAGAAAAGAGGAAGAAAGGCTAAAACTATGACTAAAATAAAAAAAACTAAGAAAACACTAACTAAAGAAGATAAAATTAAAGAATTAGAAAATAAAATTTTGTATTTAGAAGCAGAAAATGAGTATTTAAAAAAGTTGAATGCTCTTGTTCAGGAAGAAGAGTTAGCAAAGAACAAAAAGTCAGAGTAA
- a CDS encoding acylneuraminate cytidylyltransferase family protein: MYKGKKILGLIPARGGSKGIPSKNIIEIYGKPLIQYSIECAKGSKYLDRTIISTDDIKIKDVAVKCGGDVPFMRPPELALDTSKTIDAVVHAINWLKEHGEEYDYLVLLQNTVPLRKPWHIDEAIEKLFASNEKSLVSVTEVDENPVLMRTINEDGTVHNLLNVNSTMRRQDFPKFYRVDGAIYIQKLDKDFGLNTSLNDGRLSYIIEERYSVDIDTYLDIRKIEYYLEQELNQN, encoded by the coding sequence ATGTATAAAGGGAAAAAAATATTAGGTCTTATCCCAGCAAGAGGTGGGAGTAAGGGTATACCTTCTAAAAATATAATAGAGATATATGGAAAACCTCTTATCCAGTACTCTATTGAGTGTGCAAAAGGTTCTAAATACTTAGATAGAACCATTATTTCTACTGATGATATAAAAATAAAGGATGTAGCAGTAAAATGTGGTGGAGATGTACCATTTATGAGACCACCTGAACTTGCTCTTGATACATCAAAGACCATAGATGCTGTAGTTCATGCAATAAACTGGTTAAAGGAACATGGAGAGGAGTATGACTATCTTGTACTTCTTCAAAATACAGTGCCACTTAGAAAGCCATGGCATATAGATGAGGCCATTGAAAAGCTATTTGCAAGTAATGAAAAATCCCTTGTAAGTGTTACTGAGGTAGATGAAAACCCTGTACTTATGAGAACAATCAATGAAGATGGTACAGTTCACAACCTTCTAAATGTCAATAGTACAATGAGAAGACAGGACTTTCCAAAATTCTATAGAGTAGATGGAGCAATCTATATTCAGAAGCTTGATAAGGATTTCGGATTAAATACAAGTCTAAATGATGGTCGTCTTTCTTACATAATTGAGGAAAGATACTCTGTAGATATAGATACATATCTGGATATCAGAAAAATAGAGTACTATTTGGAACAGGAATTAAATCAGAACTAA
- a CDS encoding Gfo/Idh/MocA family oxidoreductase codes for MTKVITYGTYDLLHYGHIKLLERAKKLGDYLIVGVTSDDFDRGRGKINVQESLMERVANVKATGLADMIIIEEYEGQKIDDIKRYGVDIFTVGSDWKGHFDYLNEYCKVQYLERTKGISSSKLRSEQQLLSIGLVGNSESRILKKYCDEFLYVNGAKVKSLCTNNLEIMQELQKDIKVITKDYDTFLDTCDAVYIISHPSSHYQEIKKALLKGKHVLCESPISLTLEETKELFELADKKKLVLMEAIKTAYSMAYNRLILLAKSGRIGKVVSVDTTCTSLLDLEKVDLKSSNIWNSITSWGPTAMLPIFDILGTDYEQVDLYSQFISEGSKFDLFTKANFKYRDAVASFKVGRGIKSEGNLVISGTKGYIYVPAPWWKTDYFELRYENPLDNKRYFYKLDGEGIRFQLVSFLRYINTGKSFNNCVDRKVSFEISKVIEKFYKD; via the coding sequence ATGACTAAAGTTATAACTTATGGGACATATGATTTGTTACATTATGGACATATAAAATTACTTGAAAGAGCTAAAAAACTTGGAGATTATTTAATTGTTGGAGTAACTTCAGATGATTTTGATCGTGGGAGAGGAAAAATAAATGTTCAAGAATCTTTAATGGAAAGAGTTGCAAACGTAAAGGCTACTGGATTAGCTGACATGATTATTATAGAAGAGTATGAAGGGCAAAAAATTGATGATATTAAAAGATATGGCGTAGATATTTTTACTGTTGGTTCTGATTGGAAAGGACATTTTGATTATTTAAATGAATATTGTAAAGTTCAGTATCTTGAAAGAACTAAGGGAATTTCATCATCAAAATTAAGATCAGAACAACAATTACTAAGTATAGGACTTGTAGGAAATAGTGAAAGCAGAATTTTAAAAAAATATTGTGATGAATTTTTATATGTTAATGGAGCAAAAGTTAAATCTTTATGTACAAACAATTTAGAAATAATGCAGGAATTACAAAAAGATATTAAAGTTATAACAAAAGATTATGATACATTTCTAGATACTTGTGATGCAGTGTATATCATTTCACATCCATCTTCGCATTATCAAGAGATAAAGAAAGCTTTATTAAAAGGAAAACATGTACTATGTGAATCACCAATTTCATTGACTTTAGAAGAAACAAAGGAGTTGTTTGAACTTGCTGACAAAAAAAAATTAGTTCTTATGGAGGCGATAAAAACAGCGTATTCAATGGCATATAATCGTCTAATTTTACTTGCAAAAAGTGGACGTATAGGTAAAGTAGTATCAGTTGATACAACATGTACAAGTTTATTAGATTTAGAAAAAGTAGATTTAAAATCATCGAATATTTGGAATAGTATTACTTCATGGGGTCCAACTGCAATGTTACCTATTTTTGATATTTTGGGTACTGATTATGAACAGGTAGATTTGTATAGTCAATTTATTTCAGAGGGTAGTAAATTTGATTTATTTACAAAGGCAAATTTCAAATACAGAGATGCTGTAGCGTCTTTTAAAGTAGGACGAGGAATTAAATCAGAAGGAAATTTAGTAATTTCAGGAACAAAAGGTTATATTTATGTACCAGCTCCTTGGTGGAAAACTGATTATTTTGAATTAAGATATGAGAATCCTTTGGATAATAAGAGATATTTTTATAAATTAGATGGAGAAGGAATAAGGTTTCAATTAGTTTCTTTTTTAAGATATATTAATACTGGAAAAAGTTTTAATAATTGTGTTGATAGAAAAGTTTCATTTGAAATTAGTAAAGTTATAGAAAAATTTTATAAAGATTAA
- a CDS encoding amino acid permease, translating into MKNEKEYGLFTAITMIVGIVIGSGIFFKSDNILVYTNGSIIKGVALFCLAAVGIIFGSLTIAVLASKTTKAGGLITYADEYVGRKTAGCFGWFQVFIYYPSLIAVVSWVAGVYMCMLFGWEASFENMAIIGTIAFLVCFAMNYFSAVMGGFFQNFSTISKVLLLAVLSTAGFIYGDPKFIQSSATAHGSFSWLAALAPIAFSYDGWVVSTSISHEIRDSKKNLPIALIVGPIFVLLAYIFYFVGVSILVGPQEIIRLGDAHVNRAVTMLFGNAGAKVFLIFIIISVLGTLNGFTLGSLRMPYSLAIRNMFPMSEKVGYIAPGHHVPKYSAKISFVLAILWIILNYVTQKYNMIPNSDVSEIPIIASYILYIILYICVIKMYFTKEVPSIARGVIIPIIAILGSLMIIVGGMQNPMTFIYLGICLIFIIVAYIYLLKIDKDRLK; encoded by the coding sequence ATGAAAAATGAAAAAGAGTATGGGCTATTTACAGCTATTACAATGATAGTTGGAATAGTTATCGGTTCAGGGATATTCTTTAAAAGTGATAATATCCTTGTGTATACAAATGGAAGTATTATAAAGGGAGTGGCACTATTTTGCCTTGCAGCAGTTGGGATAATATTTGGATCTTTAACTATTGCAGTACTGGCCTCTAAGACTACTAAAGCTGGAGGATTAATTACTTATGCAGATGAGTATGTAGGAAGAAAGACAGCAGGTTGTTTTGGATGGTTCCAGGTATTTATCTATTATCCTTCCCTTATAGCAGTAGTATCATGGGTAGCTGGAGTATATATGTGTATGCTATTTGGATGGGAAGCATCATTTGAAAATATGGCAATAATAGGGACAATAGCATTTTTAGTATGCTTTGCAATGAACTATTTTTCAGCAGTTATGGGAGGATTTTTCCAGAACTTCTCTACTATATCAAAGGTACTATTACTTGCAGTACTATCTACTGCAGGATTTATATATGGAGATCCTAAATTTATCCAAAGTTCAGCTACTGCACATGGAAGTTTTTCATGGCTTGCAGCACTTGCACCTATTGCATTTTCATATGATGGATGGGTAGTATCTACTTCAATCTCTCATGAAATAAGAGATTCTAAAAAGAATCTTCCAATAGCATTGATAGTGGGACCAATATTTGTTCTTTTAGCATATATATTCTATTTTGTAGGAGTATCTATATTAGTGGGCCCTCAGGAGATCATAAGGCTTGGAGATGCTCATGTAAATAGGGCAGTTACCATGCTATTTGGTAATGCAGGAGCAAAAGTCTTTTTAATCTTTATTATTATATCAGTTCTTGGTACTTTAAATGGATTTACTTTAGGTTCACTTAGAATGCCATATTCTCTAGCAATAAGAAATATGTTTCCAATGAGTGAGAAGGTAGGATATATTGCACCAGGTCACCATGTACCTAAATATTCAGCTAAGATATCATTTGTACTTGCCATTCTATGGATAATACTTAACTACGTGACACAAAAATACAATATGATACCTAACTCTGATGTGTCAGAGATACCTATAATAGCAAGTTATATTTTGTATATAATCCTATATATATGCGTTATAAAGATGTATTTTACAAAAGAGGTACCAAGTATAGCAAGAGGAGTAATTATCCCTATAATAGCTATATTAGGGTCTCTAATGATAATAGTAGGTGGAATGCAAAATCCAATGACATTTATCTATCTTGGAATCTGCCTAATCTTTATTATAGTTGCCTATATTTATCTTTTAAAAATTGACAAAGATAGGCTTAAATAG
- a CDS encoding IS3 family transposase, translating to MLWTKNNYRNIKELKLAIEEYIDYYNNRRTKEKLKGLSPAKYRNQSLSVNK from the coding sequence ATTTTATGGACAAAAAATAATTATAGGAATATAAAAGAATTAAAATTAGCGATAGAAGAGTATATAGATTATTATAATAACAGAAGAACTAAGGAAAAATTAAAAGGATTAAGTCCTGCAAAATACAGGAATCAATCCTTGTCAGTTAATAAGTAA
- a CDS encoding FMN-binding protein, with product MNVEKIRKYCVIAFIVVGLVAFVMEKINAPEIYEGEGDGFADTIKVQIAAKKENGKVKILDVKYEHGDTDAVATPAIEELIAKLKETHDVDSLDIVSGASYTSEGFIDAVNDAISKIK from the coding sequence TTGAACGTAGAAAAAATAAGAAAGTATTGCGTAATTGCGTTTATCGTAGTTGGATTGGTTGCATTTGTTATGGAAAAAATAAATGCTCCTGAGATATATGAAGGTGAAGGAGATGGATTTGCTGATACTATAAAAGTGCAAATCGCTGCTAAAAAAGAAAATGGAAAAGTAAAAATACTTGATGTTAAATACGAACATGGAGATACTGATGCAGTAGCAACTCCAGCAATAGAAGAACTTATTGCTAAGTTAAAAGAAACTCATGACGTTGACAGTCTTGATATAGTTTCTGGAGCTTCATACACATCTGAAGGATTTATAGATGCTGTAAATGATGCAATATCAAAGATAAAATAG
- a CDS encoding DUF5710 domain-containing protein, protein MNKKLYLDVSSSDEETAKKLGAKFDKRRKLWYTDADPEKYINFAKWIIREKKDVTTIVCDYIYIIQGTKTCKNCNQETGIIGLGIEKFVEIFAIYGDDEKTKPVYINEMSGFDGEQNMYITWIENEKEIPPFMLKYLKENYPVKTGISEISGKVFANHCEHCGALLEKDEVFGEPFMLSDDDFEKNIKKSKEFKIKRVPLKENIRLDCEYSASVNETDDMYLTYGDIEDVTL, encoded by the coding sequence ATGAATAAGAAACTGTATTTAGACGTATCATCTTCTGATGAGGAAACAGCAAAGAAACTTGGAGCAAAATTTGATAAGAGAAGGAAGCTATGGTATACAGATGCAGACCCTGAAAAATATATCAATTTTGCCAAATGGATAATCAGAGAGAAAAAAGATGTTACTACAATAGTGTGTGACTATATTTATATTATCCAAGGTACCAAAACATGTAAAAACTGTAATCAGGAGACTGGTATAATAGGCCTTGGAATAGAAAAATTCGTAGAGATATTTGCCATATATGGTGATGATGAAAAGACAAAGCCTGTGTACATCAATGAGATGTCAGGATTTGATGGTGAGCAGAATATGTATATCACCTGGATTGAAAATGAGAAGGAGATTCCTCCATTTATGCTAAAATACCTAAAGGAGAACTATCCAGTGAAAACAGGAATTTCAGAGATATCTGGAAAGGTTTTTGCCAACCACTGTGAGCACTGTGGAGCTCTTTTAGAAAAGGATGAGGTATTTGGAGAGCCTTTTATGCTGTCTGATGATGATTTTGAAAAGAATATTAAAAAGTCAAAAGAGTTTAAGATAAAGAGAGTTCCTCTAAAGGAAAATATAAGACTTGACTGTGAATATAGTGCAAGTGTCAATGAAACTGACGATATGTACCTTACATATGGTGATATAGAGGATGTTACATTATAA
- a CDS encoding glycosyltransferase family 52: protein MKRVFLYDMDRVLFIFLLLVNLEVDEITYVTYENKEDKVKNLPGDKIILKNSRMYSKYSFLNRFKMSGYIKSLRNEYKDMLKGIAGDDIELYGMDNLELGKRVFYREKINIIEEGLLNYMPYKVVESKWKRFIQNTILSLYGLGERRVFMGYGDLIKKVYLTKDLCKEIPKGLEFKAEVLDLKALWDKKSLKEQDLIKNVFGFNGEILDKVHDETVMLFTQPLSEDGVLSEEEKIALYGKIIEKYKGQSLIIKGHPREKTDYGKYFPHCYVMKERYPIELLTVMGVRMTRAVTLFSTAVFGLGKDVVIDFYGSEVDPKLLARFGSCDNIMKRNSFL from the coding sequence ATGAAAAGAGTTTTTCTATATGATATGGATCGAGTCCTCTTTATATTTCTATTACTTGTTAACTTAGAAGTGGATGAGATTACCTATGTAACATATGAAAATAAAGAGGATAAGGTCAAAAATTTACCAGGGGATAAGATAATACTTAAAAATAGCAGGATGTATTCAAAATACAGCTTCTTAAACAGATTTAAGATGTCAGGGTACATAAAATCTTTAAGAAATGAGTATAAAGATATGCTAAAAGGTATAGCAGGTGATGATATAGAGCTATATGGAATGGATAATCTGGAACTTGGAAAAAGGGTATTTTACAGGGAGAAGATAAATATAATTGAAGAGGGACTTCTAAACTATATGCCTTACAAGGTTGTAGAATCCAAGTGGAAAAGATTTATCCAGAATACCATACTTTCCCTATATGGACTTGGAGAGAGAAGAGTCTTTATGGGATATGGAGATCTTATTAAAAAGGTATATCTTACAAAGGATCTGTGTAAAGAGATACCTAAAGGATTAGAATTCAAGGCAGAGGTATTGGACCTTAAAGCTCTGTGGGATAAAAAATCTTTAAAAGAGCAGGACCTTATTAAAAATGTATTTGGATTTAATGGTGAAATCTTAGATAAGGTCCATGATGAAACTGTAATGCTATTTACTCAGCCATTATCTGAGGATGGAGTGTTAAGTGAAGAGGAGAAAATAGCTCTATATGGAAAGATAATTGAAAAATACAAAGGACAGTCTCTTATTATAAAAGGGCATCCAAGGGAAAAAACTGACTATGGAAAGTATTTTCCACACTGCTATGTAATGAAGGAGAGATACCCAATTGAGCTTTTAACAGTGATGGGAGTTAGGATGACAAGGGCTGTGACTCTTTTTTCAACTGCAGTATTTGGACTTGGTAAAGATGTTGTAATTGATTTTTATGGAAGTGAAGTGGATCCTAAGCTTCTAGCCAGATTTGGGAGCTGTGATAATATAATGAAAAGGAATAGTTTTCTATAG
- a CDS encoding flippase: protein MKDGKKIGKNIGWLMFDSFFILFLQFVVGIKVANFYGATLYGKYNYAASLIAFSAIFFELINGRVIKKFYTDESFDRVVYNVNLFRNTLAIVLFFVPIAIQIFVPMDSLLFYMLVLMAFDNILVTSTSGIENFFEFKLESKRIVISNNIVKILSYSLQYLCIYLHIGIIMIPAIRCIGNFIRMCLLKYQYRKDYLSKVSETQKKKERFDKSLIFKMIDESKFLWITFISFLVYTQIDKLMIEQYLGVAQVGVYTIGVQLSIILSILIGPVQNSIFPKMLELHREDMAKYRKFYLFINSGVTQFYLFATLLSIAVVKILFKYVYAPEYNGAIMVYSILAFSILVKANASLQTGHMTIRNITKKSFYKSFLGLLINIVLNMVLIQKYGVNGAAIATLLTQIIALFVIDFFIPEYREHAMIQLKSYNTLLFGKMLYNRLRKK, encoded by the coding sequence ATGAAAGATGGAAAAAAGATAGGTAAAAACATTGGTTGGCTTATGTTTGACAGCTTTTTTATACTTTTTCTGCAGTTTGTAGTAGGTATAAAGGTTGCCAATTTTTATGGTGCAACACTATATGGTAAGTATAATTATGCTGCGTCACTGATAGCCTTTTCAGCAATATTTTTCGAACTTATCAATGGAAGGGTAATTAAAAAATTCTATACTGATGAGAGCTTTGACAGGGTTGTATACAATGTAAATCTGTTTCGTAACACCCTTGCAATTGTTCTATTTTTTGTACCAATAGCTATTCAGATATTTGTTCCTATGGATAGCCTTCTATTCTATATGCTGGTTCTTATGGCATTTGATAATATTCTGGTTACATCTACATCTGGAATAGAGAACTTCTTTGAGTTTAAGCTTGAGTCTAAAAGGATAGTTATATCCAATAATATAGTGAAGATACTTTCATATTCACTCCAGTATCTCTGTATATATCTTCATATTGGAATAATTATGATTCCAGCTATAAGATGTATTGGTAACTTTATAAGGATGTGCCTTTTAAAGTATCAGTACAGAAAAGATTACTTAAGCAAAGTATCTGAAACTCAGAAGAAAAAGGAAAGATTTGATAAGTCTCTGATATTTAAAATGATAGATGAGAGCAAGTTTTTATGGATTACCTTTATCTCATTTCTTGTATATACCCAGATAGATAAGCTTATGATAGAGCAGTATTTAGGAGTTGCCCAGGTAGGAGTGTACACAATAGGGGTACAGCTATCTATAATACTATCTATACTTATTGGTCCTGTGCAGAACTCCATATTTCCCAAGATGCTGGAGCTTCATAGAGAGGATATGGCAAAATACAGGAAGTTTTATCTTTTTATAAATAGTGGAGTGACACAGTTTTACCTGTTTGCTACCCTGCTTTCAATAGCAGTAGTAAAGATACTATTTAAATATGTCTATGCACCTGAGTATAACGGAGCAATTATGGTGTACTCAATACTTGCTTTTTCAATACTTGTCAAGGCAAATGCATCACTTCAAACAGGGCATATGACAATTAGAAATATTACAAAAAAGAGCTTTTATAAGTCTTTTTTAGGACTTTTAATAAATATAGTGTTAAATATGGTACTCATTCAGAAATATGGTGTAAATGGTGCTGCAATAGCTACACTTTTAACTCAGATAATAGCACTGTTTGTTATAGATTTCTTTATACCAGAGTATAGAGAGCATGCAATGATACAACTAAAGTCATATAATACCCTGTTATTTGGAAAAATGTTGTATAATAGATTAAGGAAGAAATAA
- a CDS encoding Wzz/FepE/Etk N-terminal domain-containing protein, with protein MNNQLEERKYYEEDEIDLLDLVRTVMQHKGLIVITTIIFMVVSLFGGYFYNKSKAVTTAVLTLDYPGREKGLTPDGGILTSDSILPLEAFQSVYEEYKDQIKSKDFKEFVKNNQLVWMVPDYIQKRIKDAANRGEKYEYTPIDFQINSKENTKVVGALANDALESFLNKYRPNYVIDPISIKKDYDYPVVYQLIDDKIEALKVLIADREEKKFISNKSGFSFDKIMQNIASLEKIELQDYYSYYTVHQLSLDSKTRDLRFKSDIQVLKMQRDALKSQAAVLKSMIDEYKPSEKSFVLANVGELDKKVTQGDAYYGKMLDEYFALNKEIIAKESTISRLTEESKLTLTYPTEEQQKAINEKLDILVNKLNKIIDEVNQLNDEYTRVTYSNMISISSPVITTTTGKPLYMYLVVGLVLGGCFGIFLAFASEFKKDYKKRYSK; from the coding sequence ATGAATAATCAGTTAGAGGAAAGAAAATATTATGAGGAAGACGAAATAGATCTATTGGATCTTGTAAGAACAGTAATGCAACATAAGGGGTTAATTGTAATAACTACAATTATATTTATGGTTGTATCACTATTTGGGGGATATTTTTACAATAAAAGTAAAGCTGTAACTACAGCAGTACTGACTTTAGACTATCCAGGAAGAGAAAAAGGATTAACACCTGATGGTGGAATTCTTACATCAGATTCTATATTGCCATTAGAGGCATTTCAATCAGTATATGAAGAGTATAAAGATCAGATAAAAAGTAAAGATTTTAAAGAGTTTGTAAAGAATAATCAGTTGGTATGGATGGTACCAGATTATATTCAAAAGAGAATAAAAGATGCAGCTAACAGAGGAGAAAAGTATGAGTATACTCCTATAGACTTCCAGATAAATTCGAAAGAAAACACTAAGGTAGTTGGAGCATTAGCTAATGATGCACTTGAGAGTTTTTTAAATAAATATAGACCTAATTATGTAATTGATCCTATAAGCATAAAGAAAGATTATGATTATCCAGTTGTTTATCAGCTTATAGATGATAAGATAGAAGCTTTAAAGGTTTTGATTGCAGATAGAGAAGAGAAGAAGTTCATATCAAATAAATCAGGATTCTCATTTGATAAGATTATGCAAAATATAGCAAGTCTTGAAAAAATAGAGCTTCAAGACTACTATTCATACTATACAGTACATCAGTTAAGTCTTGACAGTAAAACAAGAGATTTAAGATTTAAATCTGATATTCAAGTACTAAAAATGCAAAGAGATGCACTTAAATCTCAAGCAGCAGTACTAAAATCAATGATAGATGAGTACAAACCTAGTGAAAAGAGCTTTGTACTTGCAAATGTTGGAGAGCTTGATAAGAAAGTAACTCAAGGTGATGCATACTATGGAAAAATGCTTGATGAGTATTTTGCTTTAAATAAAGAGATAATTGCTAAAGAAAGCACAATATCAAGACTTACAGAAGAGAGCAAACTTACATTAACATATCCAACTGAAGAACAGCAGAAAGCTATAAATGAAAAACTTGATATTTTAGTAAATAAACTTAATAAGATAATAGATGAAGTAAATCAGTTAAATGATGAATATACTCGTGTAACTTACTCAAACATGATATCAATCAGTTCACCAGTTATTACTACAACTACTGGAAAACCATTATATATGTATCTAGTTGTTGGTTTAGTATTAGGTGGATGCTTTGGAATATTCTTGGCATTTGCAAGTGAGTTCAAAAAAGATTACAAGAAAAGATATTCTAAATAG